In a genomic window of Echeneis naucrates chromosome 4, fEcheNa1.1, whole genome shotgun sequence:
- the LOC115042012 gene encoding LOW QUALITY PROTEIN: uncharacterized protein LOC115042012 (The sequence of the model RefSeq protein was modified relative to this genomic sequence to represent the inferred CDS: deleted 2 bases in 1 codon) — MVRVSRPVFLLLLFLAAAVLLSATRKNLGRSKREWILPPKPLKENVDYTQQESVAKIRSDFESNAHVRYSLEGVGANKDPFHVFVVDPQSGLIRVTKVLDREFIDTYNLSGVATFTNGTEAERKIDIRIKVVDENDNPPVFGANQVEEVDELSPIGTSVMKVIATDADEPGNENSKIAYSILEQSPDHDMFSISGDGTIYVKNPTLDRETAARYTLIVKGQDLDGGPGGNSGTGTVTIKVRDVNDNLPTLEKDEYNGSIEENTEGVEVMRLKAEDLDMEGTENWEAVFDIVKGNEAGYFSITTDPKTNEGILMLDKAVDYEDVKDLQLGVAVRNKAPPVLPGGSNDANIGLGGGGGGGGGGGGGGAGAGASGANGASGGTSSWQSTTKYKTYPIKINVKNQPEGPRFDPKVKAIPISEGGHSINIKDVIAHYPAIDGDTGKPAENVQYARGSDPGNWLIIDPKTAEIKLNKMPDRESPHLVNGTYFAEIICMTEAEPGRPAQTATGTIALQVEDVNDHCPTLTSNIQTMCTTSNAVIVDAKDEDAFPNGPPFDFEIVPEGTKGKWQVEHFNDTAAILRAQESLWPGVYELELFVTDEQGVACPEPQKVRVQVCTCEDGVVCGKRGTNGEPTKVAQFGPAGIGLLFLGLLLLALIPLLLLFCHCGGASGLPGGFSEMPFDTKSHLINYRTEGPGENTEVPLLPMPTDHYKPTQTPGITQSHVSMDGMNMAKFQSIYGKGKYWEMNQGSGYSEFESRPPAGGGGLYDNMALPDHFLSQYYSEKVTNGNKNLGVKDSLLEYDFEGQGSSAGSVGCCSLLESDNDLQFLDDLGPKFKTLAEVCGGKKIQTEVTAMPPPAVSATINTQTSGRRVTVAPPPPPSPKQQSTISKTEQTVVRETSERSHSMNESATTLRGGLASQGQMLLVQQQQQPVYYTTAPVLQPTHFVVQPQVQNTMLLAGAPATNLQGMVLVNSTQPGPAQGVVVQGQKIMTTGQSQGSGVLLLEGSGIHGDGNNLIHTGNLSGSQTMMIVDGKVPAGSVKVLKGSQTCLVQGGTLQSGGLPGSQRVLMVGGSATGGGQLLQEAGGVSEKREVSDPQRVLYRTVNTSTECQSSVMTSPSTLVGAASPTYHKVTQMTRDLVLVMGQVFWPMFVLLPFVLEAVAAVKIDSGDEIVRIRRVWLPPPKVLQENRDYTQDAYVAKIHSDFDNQRGNIRYSIEGIGANQDPFHVFVVDPKTGLIRVTKMLDREFINIYNLSGVATFINGTEAERKIDIRFKIGDENDNAPIFGLIQPGEVDELSPEGTSVMKVIATDADEPGTENSSIAYSILQQSPDHNMFSISRDGTIYVETPLDRETADHYTLIVKGQDLDGKPGGNSGTGTVTIKVRDVNDNLPTLEKDEYNGSIEENTEGVEVMRLKAEDLDMEGTENWEAVFDIVKGNEAGYFSITTDPKTNEGILMLDKAVDYEDVKNLELGLSVRNKAALIGSGTSGIAGIGFGGGGGGGGGGGGGGGGGGGGGGGGGGAGYASSASASSGTSSWQSTTKYKTYPIKINVKNKPEGPRFDPKVKAIPISEGGHSINIRDVIAHYPAIDGDTGKPAENVQYARGSDPGNWLIIDPKTAEIKLNKMPDRESPHLVNGTYFAEIISIREGRPAQTATGTIALQVEDFNDHCPTLTSNIQTMCTTSNAVIVDAKDEDAFPNGPPFDFEIVPEGTKGKWQVEHFNDTAAILRAQESLWPGVYELELFVTDEQGVACPEPQKVRVQVCTCEDGVVCGKRGTNGEPTKVAQFGPAGIGLLFLGLLLLALIPLLLLFCHCGGASGLPGGFSEMPFDTKSHLINYRTEGPGENTEVPLLPMPTDHYKPTQTPGITQSRVSMDGMNMAEFQSIYGKGTLEMNQGSGYSEFESRPPAGGGGLYDNMALPDHFLSQYYSEKVTNGNKNLGVKDSLLEYDFEGQGSSAGSVGCCSLLESDNDLQFLDDLGPKFKTLAEVCGGKKIQTEVTAMPPPAVSATINTQTSGRRVTVAPPPPPSPKQQSTISKTEQTVVRETSERSHSMNESATTLRGGLASQGLLLLHQQQQPVYYTTAPVLQPTHFVVQPQVQNTMLLAGAPATNLQGMVLVNSTQPGPAQGVVVQGQKIMTTGQSQGSGVLLLEGSGIHGDGNNLIHTGNLSGSQTMMIVDGKVPAGSVKVLKGSQTCLVQGGTLQSGGLPGSQRVLMVGGSATGGGQLLQEAGGVSEKREVVMTSPSTLVGTASPTYHKVTQMTREIH; from the exons TGCTCATGTTCGCTACTCCCTTGAAGGCGTTGGTGCAAACAAGGACCCCTTCCATGTGTTTGTGGTAGACCCCCAAAGTGGACTCATTCGTGTGACAAAAGTTCTGGACCGGGAGTTCATTGATACCTACAAT CTGTCAGGTGTTGCTACATTCACTAATGGCACGGAAGCTGAGAGAAAAATTGACATTCGGATTAAGGTTGTAGACGAGAACGACAACCCTCCTGTGTTTGGAGCCAACCAGGTGGAAGAGGTGGATGAGCTCAGTCCCATAG GGACTTCAGTCATGAAAGTCATCGCAACTGATGCTGATGAACCAGGAAATGAAAACTCGAAGATCGCCTACAGCATTTTagaacagagtccagaccaCGACATGTTCTCTATTAGTGGTGACGGGACCATCTATGTCAAAAATCCGACTCTGGACAGAGAG ACAGCAGCTCGCTACACTCTAATTGTGAAAGGTCAAGACCTTGATGGCGGACCAGGTGGAAACAGTGGAACTGGGACTGTTACCATTAAGGTCCGAGATGTGAATGACAACCTTCCCACcctggaaaaagatgag TACAATGGCAGTATTGAGGAGAACACAGAAGGTGTGGAGGTGATGAGACTCAAAGCAGAGGATCTGGACATGGAGGGCACAGAAAACTGGGAAGCTGTGTTTGATATTGTCAAAGGCAACGAGGCCGGCTACTTCAGCATCACGACAGACCCCAAAACCAACGAGGGGATCCTGATGCTCGACAAG GCTGTGGATTATGAGGATGTGAAGGACCTTCAATTAGGGGTAGCTGTGAGAAACAAGGCTCCACCAGTTTTACCTGGTGGCAGTAATGATGCAAACATTGggttaggaggaggaggaggcggtggcggaggaggaggaggaggaggggcaggagCTGGTGCTAGTGGTGCTAATGGTGCAAGTGGTGGAACATCATCGTGGCAAAGTACGACCAAATATAAAACCTATCCGATCAAAATCAATGTGAAGAACCAGCCAGAGGGGCCACGTTTTGACCCCAAAGTCAAAGCTATTCCCATCTCAGAGGGGGGTCACTCAATCAACATTAAGGATGTCATTGCCCACTACCCTGCAATAGATGGAGACACCGGGAAACCAGCTGAGAACGTCCA GTATGCCAGGGGCTCCGACCCTGGCAACTGGCTGATCATCGACCCAAAGACAGCTGAAATCAAACTGAACAAGATGCCTGACAGAgaatctccccacctggtcaATGGCACATACTTTGCTGAAATAATTTGCATGACAGAAG CTGAGCCAGGCAGGCCTGCTCAAACAGCCACCGGCACCATTGCTCTCCAGGTGGAGGATGTTAATGACCACTGCCCCACCCTGACCAGTAACATCCAGACGATGTGTACCACAAGTAATGCTGTTATTGTGGACGCTAAAGATGAGGATGCATTCCCCAATGGACCGCCATTTGACTTTGAAATCGTCCCAGAAGGCACTAAGGGCAAGTGGCAGGTGGAGCATTTCAATG ACACTGCAGCTATCCTGAGGGCTCAAGAATCCCTGTGGCCTGGTGTCTACGAGCTGGAATTGTTTGTGACGGATGAGCAAGGAGTGGCCTGTCCAGAGCCGCAGAAAGTGAGAGTGCAAGTTTGTACTTGTGAGGATGGAGTAGTTTGTGGAAAACGAGGCACCAATGGTGAACCCACCAAAGTAGCACAGTTTGGGCCAGCTGGCATTGGACTTCTCTTTCTGGGTCTGCTGCTGTTAGCAC TCATTCCTCTGTTGCTGCTCTTCTGCCACTGTGGGGGGGCTTCAGGTCTGCCTGGGGGCTTTAGTGAAATGCCTTTTGACACCAAATCACACCTTATTAACTACCGTACTGAGGGTCCGGGAGAGAACACG GAGGTACCGCTTCTGCCCATGCCGACAGACCATTACAAACCAACCCAAACACCAGGAATCACACAGTCTCATGTTTCCATGGACGGCATGAACATGGCCAAATTTCAAAGTATCTACGGTAAAGGTAAATACTGGGAGATGAACCAAGGGAGTGGCTACTCTGAGTTTGAATCCAGGCCaccagcaggaggtggaggactcTATGACAACATGGCTCTTCCAGACCACTTCCTGAGCCAGTATTACTCTGAG AAGGTGACCAATGGAAACAAGAACCTTGGAGTGAAGGACAGTCTGTTGGAATATGACTTTGAAGGCCAGGGCTCATCTGCTGGATCAGTGGGCTGCTGTAGCCTCCTGGAGTCTGACAATGACCTGCAGTTCCTCGATGACCTTGGACCAAAGTTTAAGACCCTGGCTGAGGTGTGTGGAGGCAAGAAGATCCAGACTGAAGTCACAGCAATGCCTCCTCCTGCAGTTAGTGCTACCATCAACACTCAGACCTCAGGGAGAAGAGTGACAGTTGCCCCACCGCCGCCCCCTTCACCCAAACAGCAGTCCACCATCTCCAAGACAGAGCAGACTGTGGTCAGAGAGACATCTGAGCGTTCTCACTCTATGAATGAAAGTGCAACCACATTGAGGGGAGGGCTAGCAAGTCAAGGCCAGATGCtgctggtgcagcagcagcagcagcctgtgtACTACACTACCGCCCCTGTGCTGCAGCCCACACACTTTGTAGTCCAGCCACAGGTTCAGAATACCATGCTGCTGGCTGGGGCACCGGCCACCAATCTACAGGGCATGGTTCTGGTTAACAGCACCCAGCCTGGACCTGCCCAAGGTGTGGTGGTTCAAGGACAGAAGATTATGACTACTGGACAATCCCAAGGCTCTGGCGTGTTGCTGTTGGAGGGCAGTGGGATCCATGGAGATGGGAACAATCTGATCCACACTGGAAACCTTTCTGGCTCCCAGACCATGATGATTGTGGACGGCAAGGTCCCAGCAGGGTCAGTGAAAGTGCTGAAAGGGAGTCAGACCTGCCTCGTGCAGGGAGGTACCTTACAGTCAGGAGGGCTTCCAGGATCTCAGAGAGTCCTGATGGTTGGAGGATCAGCAACTGGTGGAGGCCAGCTGCTCCAGGAGGCAGGAGGtgtttcagagaaaagagaagtgtCAGATCCTCAGAGAGTGCTATACAGAACGGTCAACACATCCACTGAGTGTCAGAGCAGTGTGATGACTTCCCCAAGCACACTGGTGGGTGCAGCTTCCCCCACCTACCACAAGGTGACGCAGATGACCAGA GACTTAGTTCTGGTCATGGGTCAGGTTTTTTGGCccatgtttgtgctgctgccatTTGTG CTTGAGGCAGTGGCTGCGGTGAAGATCGACTCTGGAGACGAAATTGTGAGGATAAGAAGAGTATGGCTCCCTCCACCAAAAGTCCTGCAGGAAAACCGAGATTACACTCAAGATGCATATGTCGCCAAG attcATTCAGATTTTGACAATCAAAGGGGAAATATTCGTTACTCCATTGAAGGCATTGGTGCAAACCAGGACCCCTTCCATGTGTTTGTGGTGGACCCAAAAACTGGATTAATTCGTGTGACCAAAATGCTTGATCGGGAGTTCATTAATATTTACAAT CTGTCAGGTGTTGCTACATTCATTAATGGCACAGAAGCTGAGAGAAAAATTGATATTCGTTTTAAAATTGGAGATGAGAATGACAACGCTCCCATATTTGGACTCATCCAGCCTGGGGAGGTGGACGAGCTCAGTCCTGAAG GAACTTCTGTCATGAAAGTCATTGCAACTGATGCTGATGAACCAGGAACGGAGAACTCTTCGATTGCCTACAGCATTTTACAGCAGAGTCCAGACCACAACATGTTCTCTATTAGCCGTGATGGGACCATCTATGTCGAAACGCCTTTGGATAGAGAG ACGGCAGATCACTACACTCTAATTGTGAAAGGTCAAGACCTTGATGGCAAACCAGGTGGAAACAGTGGAACTGGGACTGTTACCATTAAGGTCCGAGATGTGAACGACAACCTTCCCACcctggaaaaagatgag TACAATGGCAGTATTGAGGAGAACACAGAAGGTGTGGAGGTGATGAGACTCAAAGCAGAGGATCTGGACATGGAGGGCACAGAAAACTGGGAAGCTGTGTTTGATATTGTCAAAGGCAACGAGGCCGGCTACTTCAGCATCACGACAGACCCCAAAACCAACGAGGGGATCCTGATGCTCGACAAG GCTGTGGATTATGAGGATGTAAAGAACCTTGAACTGGGACTATCTGTGAGAAACAAGGCTGCGCTAATCGGATCTGGGACAAGTGGCATTGCTGGTATAGgctttggaggaggaggaggaggaggaggaggaggaggcggcggcggcggcggcgggggaggaggaggaggaggaggaggaggagctggttaTGCTAGTAGTGCTAGTGCTAGTAGTGGAACATCATCGTGGCAAAGTACGACCAAATATAAAACCTATCCGATCAAAATCAATGTGAAGAACAAGCCAGAGGGGCCACGTTTTGACCCCAAAGTCAAAGCTATTCCCATCTCAGAGGGGGGTCACTCAATCAACATTAGGGATGTCATTGCCCACTACCCTGCAATAGATGGAGACACCGGGAAACCAGCTGAGAACGTCCA GTATGCCAGGGGCTCCGACCCTGGCAACTGGCTGATCATCGACCCAAAGACAGCTGAAATCAAACTGAACAAGATGCCTGACAGAgaatctccccacctggtcaATGGCACATACTTTGCTGAAATAATTAGCATTAGAGAAG GCAGGCCTGCTCAAACAGCCACCGGCACCATTGCTCTCCAGGTGGAGGATTTCAATGACCACTGCCCCACCCTGACCAGTAACATCCAGACGATGTGTACCACAAGTAATGCTGTTATTGTGGACGCTAAAGATGAGGATGCATTCCCCAATGGACCTCCATTTGACTTTGAAATCGTCCCAGAAGGCACTAAGGGCAAGTGGCAGGTGGAGCATTTCAATG ACACTGCAGCTATCCTGAGGGCTCAAGAATCCCTGTGGCCTGGTGTCTACGAGCTGGAATTGTTTGTGACGGATGAGCAAGGAGTGGCCTGTCCAGAGCCGCAGAAAGTGAGAGTGCAAGTTTGTACTTGTGAGGATGGAGTAGTTTGTGGAAAACGAGGCACCAATGGTGAACCCACCAAAGTAGCACAGTTTGGGCCGGCTGGCATTGGACTTCTCTTTCTGGGTCTGCTGCTGTTAGCAC TCATTCCTCTGTTGCTGCTCTTCTGCCACTGTGGGGGGGCTTCAGGTCTGCCTGGGGGCTTTAGTGAAATGCCTTTTGACACCAAATCACACCTTATTAACTACCGTACTGAGGGTCCGGGAGAGAACACG GAGGTACCGCTTCTGCCCATGCCGACAGACCATTACAAACCAACCCAAACACCAGGAATCACACAGTCTCGTGTTTCCATGGACGGCATGAACATGGCCGAATTTCAAAGTATCTACGGTAAAGGTACTTTGGAGATGAACCAAGGGAGTGGCTACTCTGAGTTTGAATCCAGGCCaccagcaggaggtggaggactcTATGACAACATGGCTCTTCCAGACCACTTCCTGAGCCAGTATTACTCTGAG AAGGTGACCAATGGAAACAAGAACCTTGGAGTGAAGGACAGTCTGTTGGAATATGACTTTGAAGGCCAGGGCTCATCTGCTGGATCAGTGGGCTGCTGTAGCCTCCTGGAGTCTGACAATGACCTGCAGTTCCTCGATGACCTTGGACCAAAGTTTAAGACCCTGGCTGAGGTGTGTGGAGGCAAGAAGATCCAGACTGAAGTCACAGCAATGCCTCCTCCTGCAGTTAGTGCTACCATCAACACTCAGACCTCAGGGAGAAGAGTGACAGTTGCCCCACCGCCGCCCCCTTCACCCAAACAGCAGTCCACCATCTCCAAGACAGAGCAGACTGTGGTCAGAGAGACATCTGAGCGTTCTCACTCTATGAATGAAAGTGCAACCACATTGAGGGGAGGGCTAGCAAGtcaaggc ctgctgctgctgcaccagcagcagcagcctgtgtACTACACTACCGCCCCTGTGCTGCAGCCCACACACTTTGTAGTCCAGCCACAGGTTCAGAATACCATGCTGCTGGCTGGGGCACCGGCCACCAATCTACAGGGCATGGTTCTGGTTAACAGCACCCAGCCTGGACCTGCCCAAGGTGTGGTGGTTCAAGGACAGAAGATTATGACTACTGGACAATCCCAAGGCTCTGGCGTGTTGCTGTTGGAGGGCAGTGGGATCCATGGAGATGGGAACAATCTGATCCACACTGGAAACCTTTCTGGCTCCCAGACCATGATGATTGTGGACGGCAAGGTCCCAGCAGGGTCAGTGAAAGTGCTGAAAGGGAGTCAGACCTGCCTCGTGCAGGGAGGTACCTTACAGTCAGGAGGGCTTCCAGGATCTCAGAGAGTCCTGATGGTTGGAGGATCAGCAACTGGTGGAGGCCAGCTGCTCCAGGAGGCAGGAGGtgtttcagagaaaagagaagt TGTGATGACTTCCCCAAGCACACTGGTGGGTACAGCTTCCCCCACCTACCACAAGGTGACGCAGATGACCAGAGAAATTCACTGA